DNA sequence from the Manihot esculenta cultivar AM560-2 chromosome 11, M.esculenta_v8, whole genome shotgun sequence genome:
ATAGCAATCGACGAGAAGAAGATAAGGGAGTGTTATTCAGAGAGTACAGATGCGTATAATAGCCGCCAGTTGATTGAAATGCTGATACTTGATGGTCTTTTCATTATTGAGCTCCTGTGCAGAGTCGGAAAGTTATTCCCAGATGATCCTGATGATCCTATATTCAAGTCACAGTGGATTTATTATTCCATTTCGAGAGATCTTCTCAGGCTAGAGAACCAAATCCCTTTCTTTGTTCTTCGAAATTTGTTTGAACGATCAATTCCAGCTGATTCAAGAAAAGGCCTCTCCCTGACAGAACTCGTCCTGAGTTTCTTTCAGCATTCAATGCCGGAACATCATCGTAAAGTCCAAGAGAGGTTTAAGGACAACCTTGAGTGGAAACATGTGTTAGATTTTCTTCGCTCTACATTTATCCCTTCATCCCAAGAAGAAGCATCTAAAAGTGAAGATCTTCGATTGATCCAACCTGTCGAGAAGCTCCTTGCATCTGGGATCAAGTTCGAGCAAAGCAGTACTGCTTCTGAGAGCTTCTTGGACATCAAATTTAATCCTCGTGGAGTTCTTGAAATCCCACGTTTGGTAACAGATGATTTCATAAGCTCATTCTTGCTAAACTGTGTAGCATTTGAACAATGTTTCAAACTTCATTCGACCCACTTTACATCGTACGTTATTTTCATGGGTTGCCTCATCAACACCGCTTCCGATGCAGGATACTTGCGGGATCATGGAATTATTGAGAATTATTTCGGAACAGACGATGAAGTTGTGAAATACTTCAATGAGGTAGGCAAAGATGTCCTTTTCAGTATGAAAAGGAGTTATCTAGCAAAGGTGTTTGAAGAAGTGAATAAATATTACAAGAACACTTGGCATGTTAGATGGGCAGAATTCAAGTATACTTATTTTGGTAGTCCATGGATATTCATTTCTGCTTTAGCTGCTTTCATTCTCCTTCTTCTCACCTTTTTTCAGTCATTCTTTGCTGGCTATGCTTACTTCAGACCTCCTAATTAGAATAAATTTGTGAATTGCTGGTTCTGCTGGCTTGTAACATGTGCACAAGAATAAATTCCCCTCTTCATGATGAGTCGGGGGCAAGGGCTGCTTCTGGGATTTCATGTATTTCCTGTTTGTATTCTTAGAATAAGTAAATCCATATAATTTTGTGGGATTTCTTGTAACCTCAAAGAGTAttcttaaatttataagtttGATGTTTTGAGTTCTTACATAGTCCGAAACTCTGTAGACACTTTTGGAAAGTTGTAGGATTAATATGAGAGAAAGCAAGTAATATTCCACTGAAATATAAGGCGTTTCAGCTTTATATCTTCCACGATCTCCTTCATTGAGGTTGTTGGACCTTCTTTTCTCACCAGAGGTTCTTGGACATCCCTTGCTTTATCATTGAGTCTCACTGGCTGTCTAGCAGAAACAACGTTGTCTGCTTTATCATTCTTCTGCTGGGCAACAACAGCCCACTTGATGACTGATATTTCTTCATGGACACTATATAATGTTAATTAATGGAGGCTAGGATTCGATCTGGAtgataattcaaaattaaataatttaaataaaattttacaacaTCATATCttatttcaatttcttttaaaatgaaatttttaaattaaaataaaatgatttcattataaataaaaaaattaattaaattaaattaaatatttacaaaatttttaatttcatatttttttcacCATGCTTGTCTAGCCATTAGAGCTTTTAGGTGAAGGGAAGGGATAGTGAGGTTCGAATTTGTGATTCGTATCAAATGCTATGACTTTTgaccatatttttttaattaaaaataagatgtaAGAAAACAAAAGCCAAAAAATTTTAGAgtacaataaattaaattgaaacaaaagaaatattaaaaaagaatacttatattaaatttttataaaaatcttgatTTTTAAGAGGAaggtaaaaaaaattagagcACCATAAAAAGCTCAATCTTAGTTTGAGCTATAACAATTCTATTCACGCTACAAcatcaaaactgaaaacattTCTTCAACAAGTGCTTTCTCTTTCACCATCTTACAATGTGTTTTCTAAATCCAacattatgaaatgttttaatttttgtaatgattaaattatataaatagtatttaccttttggaaaaaaaaatatatattgtacttttcaaacaaaaaaaaaatataagtaattttttttaaaaaaaaaactaaagagTTACGTCatcatatatatgtgtgtgtgtgattAAATGTGTCGGTGAGAGAGGTGTCAGAAATATaatgtaatttataatatttaataaaatttgctatttaatttctatttttttaatagtaaataatttaatgtctgaatttttattttattaataaaatggctattctattaaatttatcattagTCAATTCAGTTGAAAAGTCaactcaaattaaattaaaaaattaaattattataaatattaaaactataaaaaagtGAATGatagtaaattattaaaattaaaatattaaattattataaaaagtaaaatttaaataattaaattattacgtcttattaaatgaattttaatataatgattattttttttaaataataaaaaaaggattaagctaaattgaaaaaaaaaaaaaagactataaACATTTTTGTTAATGAGATGAACGAGATCAGCAAATGGCTCTCTAGACTTTGAAAGCTTTCTCCAAATCTAGCAGCCATCTTGTAAGGTGATCATGCACCAAAATCAACCTATTTAGCATGTTAACTACTTCTACATTTTCGTTCTCCACAGTTACTTCTCTAAATTCACGTTGTTTCATCAGTTTAATACTATGAAGATTAACTTTCAGTTTTACCATAAGAACATTAGACTTTTCAAACTACGTAGTAAAATCTGGCAACTTGAGTTACGAATTATTCCTCCAAAAGCAAAAGGATTACTTGGACGAATAGAGATATCCGTATTGAATTTAATCACTCCAACTGGGATTGGACCGTTTAGAGTTGCGCTGGACTTTTAATCTGTTAGCTTTTGACATAAGTGTTTTACTAGGCAGTTGGCGTACCGGTATTAACAAcatactgaaaaaaaaaaaaaatggataaaaattataaaatggagTGTATAATAGTTTCTAATTGCTCAGGGAGAGTTAAGATATGGGATTGGGAGTTCATTTTTTAACACCACATCTCacactaaaaataaatgaagcatATGCTTAGTTGTAAACTTGTAATGGAGGATTAAGATGGACATTAGGACTTTATAATTATCGGTCTTCATATTATTTTGGTTTTCAAGTTTTTGCATATATGAAAATTTCAATGTTCATATTACGTATACCAACTCAAgtctttgtgcatatatatgaaaattgaagttttatttttagaattactATTATAGATTTAgaggtaaattttttttaattattttcggTAGTTTGTGCTATATATAAGTAATAAGTTTAATATATTCATTATTCAAATTATATGTGCATCTTATGATATGATTAATTTTGTAAGAATATTTTTGATAcagttatatttaaatattaaaaaaaaacacttgaacttattttttaatataattaataagttATAGCACGTAAAATGAGacacttttattaattatttcacacacttgaaattatataaaaaaaaaaaagtacaacTTGCTGCTTTGCTTTAACTAGGAGGTGTTACATATGCATACACAGCATAGAAGCCTTGAATAAATGTTACAATAAGGATAAACAAAGCAGCAATAGCAGACGTGCATGACCATGGAGCATCGAAATAAGTATACAAGTATTTTGCCAACGTAACATTCCAACCATTTCTGCAATACTCGTTCACATCCGCGAACACATTTGCTAGATAACTCGTTCTGATGTCAAAGTTAATACCCTTGCCAACTTTATTGAAGAATTTAACAACTTCTTCATCAGTTCCAAAGGAAGTCTCAATAATACTTTCGTCCCGCAAGTATCCAGCATCTTGAATCGTGTTGATGAGGCAGCCcatgaaaataatatacaatGTGAAATGGGCCGAAAAATATTGACGATACGATTGTTCAAATACGACGCAGTTCAGTAAGAAAGTGAAGGTGACATAACCTAGACTTAAAGTTGGGATTTCCAGCAACCCCCTAGTTTTTGTAGTTCTAAATTTAATGTCCAAGAAGCTTTTCGCATCTTTCCTTTGCTTCAACTTGATTCCAGCTGCTCGGAGCTTCTCCACAGGTTGGATCATCAGCTGAAGATGGTTGTTGTCAGTTTTAGCAGCTGCAAGTTCTTGGGATGATAATGGGATGAAAGATGAGCGAAACAGACCTAGTAAATGCTCCCCACTCAGTTTCCTAGACTTATCTGGGATTTCATCCTCAGGTCTGGGTATTGCGTAATCAAAGAATTGCAGGACAAGTTCTGTGAAGGTGGGATAATCTTTTGAATCCGGAGGTTTtgataaatcaaataaaacttCAAGAACAAAGAAAGGAATTTGATTCTCTAACAAGAGAAGATCTCTCGATAGAGAATATAATATCCATGGCAAAGTGAGTAGAGGATCATCGGCATCAGTTTCGACTAACTTTCCTACTATGCAGAGGAGCTGGATAATGAAACAGCCATCAAGTATCATCATTTCGATTAGCTTATGGCTGCTGCAATCAATATTCTCTGAATAACTCTCTCGTATCTTGTTCTCCTTGATTGCCAAGTTCTTGAAGAATTGATCGAGACCAACGTTGAACTTTTGTGTTCGAGCAAGAACAGCACCGAGAAATCGCTGTTTGTGTTCGTCGATCATTTTCAAGTGAGGCTCCCCTTGATGGTAGGGTCCAATGGAGACTATTCGAGGTTCAAAGTCTTCGGGGTGAATTTTCTTGAGGCTTTGAGGCACTCGAAAGATGGAACAAGAACTCCGACCAGCTGTCATGTTCAGAGACTTGGGTGATTTCTTCACATTTTCTTGCATTAATGTTAACCAATTATTGTGTGACGCCTCCGGGATGATGATCACATGCGCAGAGTCTCCTCCTGTTGCTGGGTTATGGTTGGTGGTGGGATTCGACATTGTCTTCTTGATGTCTGAAATCCCCAACTTCCAACCAGTGAAGTAGAAGAGGATACTAGAGAGATGAAGCCAAAACGTACGCAAGTTAAGAAATGAACTCTGGTGGTTTCAGTGATGCTGGAgccaaatatagaaaaattaaatgtactaaaagaaaatttaaattaaataattaattattaaataaattaaataatattaaagagtTAATATGCAGTTTATAACTGAATCATCCCGCAAAGGGTCCTTATAAAGAGTAAAAATAAGCATtgcctgttttttttttttttttccaactgCTTGCTTGGGTTGCCTCTCATGCATTCATCAAGTGTACTTCCACGTGTACAGCTgtgattaattagttaattaagcAGGACTAGTTGACCTCAATGGGAAACAAATCACAAGTTTAGCTGA
Encoded proteins:
- the LOC110625722 gene encoding UPF0481 protein At3g47200-like isoform X1; translation: MESTKERIYAAIAFCNLSENEQKKEIQKLMKSNEILGTVTIDQTLLQIESKYRVTIFIQLLSQLSPLSAYPASFLVDYFSRGGQLMPHHVQSNQLLEFRDLEPTPSSPDEELSDPTLRSQRMKRAALWEESEPSNSGNKKILKAGPRVSVKERGTKGGVNYVPQNRPLLQHHEKQKAGASDQHVIIVPDDEHKHWLRSVEESIKEQVPKLLNKTAGKASCSIFRVPKSLVKIHPEAFQPQIVSIGPYHHGAKHLEMIQQHKWRFLGAVLARTQAFGVGLDDFYKIIAIDEKKIRECYSESTDAYNSRQLIEMLILDGLFIIELLCRVGKLFPDDPDDPIFKSQWIYYSISRDLLRLENQIPFFVLRNLFERSIPADSRKGLSLTELVLSFFQHSMPEHHRKVQERFKDNLEWKHVLDFLRSTFIPSSQEEASKSEDLRLIQPVEKLLASGIKFEQSSTASESFLDIKFNPRGVLEIPRLVTDDFISSFLLNCVAFEQCFKLHSTHFTSYVIFMGCLINTASDAGYLRDHGIIENYFGTDDEVVKYFNEVGKDVLFSMKRSYLAKVFEEVNKYYKNTWHVRWAEFKYTYFGSPWIFISALAAFILLLLTFFQSFFAGYAYFRPPN
- the LOC110625525 gene encoding UPF0481 protein At3g47200, which gives rise to MSNPTTNHNPATGGDSAHVIIIPEASHNNWLTLMQENVKKSPKSLNMTAGRSSCSIFRVPQSLKKIHPEDFEPRIVSIGPYHQGEPHLKMIDEHKQRFLGAVLARTQKFNVGLDQFFKNLAIKENKIRESYSENIDCSSHKLIEMMILDGCFIIQLLCIVGKLVETDADDPLLTLPWILYSLSRDLLLLENQIPFFVLEVLFDLSKPPDSKDYPTFTELVLQFFDYAIPRPEDEIPDKSRKLSGEHLLGLFRSSFIPLSSQELAAAKTDNNHLQLMIQPVEKLRAAGIKLKQRKDAKSFLDIKFRTTKTRGLLEIPTLSLGYVTFTFLLNCVVFEQSYRQYFSAHFTLYIIFMGCLINTIQDAGYLRDESIIETSFGTDEEVVKFFNKVGKGINFDIRTSYLANVFADVNEYCRNGWNVTLAKYLYTYFDAPWSCTSAIAALFILIVTFIQGFYAVYAYVTPPS